In the Apteryx mantelli isolate bAptMan1 chromosome 13, bAptMan1.hap1, whole genome shotgun sequence genome, one interval contains:
- the LOC106489835 gene encoding uncharacterized protein: MAVRKAESLHYSIGLLGISAGSLLLAVHFYTLSRAAPLIPSTALGILLLILSSLLAYAGIRRSLRNASLLLSLCLTISVFWCSYGVIFILGGQGVLNDTGDFRNALVPGLVAFTLALLIIAVVGFLHREVILAMIASALSLASAHEIAMHYNTAFGSSAVACNYMIVCLVGGYFALGRILYFLSKEKIVLPGTDLAKNKTHEQIKSPSGSVNHFANTGLILNMLSASVFGCRLLGVTSKLFIGQVPWLWTSGIYQIGVCILSYRAMDTLMATFFGFTSILKFAGGYCLLYPVWQSEEPSFPIPFLVVFAILFAVLALFFTLKSLVDGLYLLFYVAYCIAIACRPKGFFEGGPQGMDVAIFVASALITLIYLYNTKEGAKIPTGKGVVKALLAHSSFLKLREGTDLHAPYLGYSKYADAEVLGYACSVLASFAIMVTRDPQDPLATVVVPWVVVAGGILKLLGGSVAFARGKTLESSAFILYGIMWIIWGLTRYSSLYGTTRSFHTAVGIIAFMLFNGFIVFCTLFLNITWFFYSLTFLLIPVSFLLDAISAVPAGYDIAATLIFGLVSFYCFLSALFNSIFESSCLPMSRPIVQLSGVGGGMNKCLHLPARKASSVKRIADILKNGGTCSIPTDTVYVLVAACNRPDAVEKAHHSKQQAQERPMSLWISSLKQLEPAKHLFTPLLWDFMEAAWPSPISLVVPRGEWVDFLGMKDSAKYVGTPQSIAIRIPDCSVTTHLIDLVGPIVVTSANPTGEADTTHHNQVYAKLGDKVDAVLCDGPSPENIASTVVDCTKINSGNIGFFRVGIIPKSQVLQILEQVQKKYTVVHNSGPVIAKGQEEHMSHSHAVHNGVGMAISEETVPVQSTNDICESHTRF, from the exons ATGGCAGTCAGAAAAGCTGAGTCACTGCATTACTCCATAGGGCTCTTGGGCATTTCCGCAG GATCACTCTTACTGGCTGTGCACTTCTACACTTTAAGCAGAGCAGCCCCTCTGATCCCCAGCACAGCTTTAGGAATCCTTCTGTTGATTTTATCATCTCTTCTGGCATATGCAG GAATTCGGAGAAGCCTAAGAAATGCCTCCCTGCTCTTGTCTCTCTGCCTGACCATCTCAGTGTTCTGGTGCAGCTACGGAGTGATCTTCATCCTAGGAGGGCAAGGAGTTTTGAATGACACTGGTGATTTCCGCAATGCCTTAGTGCCTGGCCTGGTCGCATTTACTCTGGCACTACTCATTATTGCAGTGGTGGGCTTCCTTCACAGGGAGGTCATCCTAGCTATGATTGCTTCTGCTCTCTCACTTGCCAGTGCTCATGAAATTGCCATGCACTATAACACAGCTTTTGGTTCCTCTGCTGTGGCTTGCAATTATATGATTGTCTGTTTGGTTGGAGGTTATTTTGCTCTGGGAAGGATTCTTTATTTCCTCAGCAAAGAGAAAATTGTCCTTCCTGGCACAGATCTGGCTAAGAATAAGACCCATGAACAGATCAAGTCCCCCAGTGGCAGTGTGAATCATTTTGCAAACACAGGTCTGATCCTGAACATGCTGTCTGCCAGTGTCTTTGGCTGTAGGCTCCTGGGCGTGACTAGCAAGCTATTTATCGGTCAGGTGCCCTGGCTGTGGACCTCTGGGATCTATCAGATTGGAGTATGCATTTTATCATACCGTGCCATGGATACACTGATGGCTACATTCTTTGGTTTCACTTCCATCTTGAAATTTGCTGGAGGCTATTGCCTTCTGTACCCAGTCTGGCAGTCAGAGGAGCCATCTTTCCCTATTCCATTTCTGGTGGTTTTTGCAATTCTTTTTGCTGTCTTGGCTCTTTTTTTCACTCTCAAGAGCCTAGTGGATGGCCTGTATTTGCTGTTTTATGTGGCTTACTGCATTGCAATAGCTTGTCGTCCCAAGGGATTTTTTGAAGGTGGACCCCAAGGCATGGATGTGGCCATCTTTGTGGCCTCAGCCTTGATTACTCTAATTTACCTGTATAATACGAAAGAAGGTGCCAAAATCCCAACAGGGAAGGGTGTTGTGAAGGCCTTACTTGCTCACAGCAGTTTTCTGAAGCTTCGTGAAGGGACAGACCTTCATGCTCCTTATCTAGGCTATTCCAAGTATGCAGATGCTGAAGTACTTGGCTATGCATGCAGTGTCCTTGCTTCTTTTGCTATAATGGTGACAAGGGACCCACAGGATCCACTTGCTACTGTTGTAGTTCCATGGGTTGTGGTGGCTGGTGGGATCCTTAAGCTTCTAGGTGGCTCAGTGGCTTTTGCCCGGGGTAAAACCCTGGAGAGCAGTGCTTTCATTCTCTATGGCATCATGTGGATCATCTGGGGCTTGACAAGATATAGCAGCCTCTATGGCACTACCAGAAGCTTCCACACAGCAGTGGGCATCATTGCTTTCATGCTCTTCAATGGCTTCATTGTCTTCTGCACACTCTTCTTAAACATCACCTGGTTCTTTTACTCCCTCACTTTCTTGCTCATCCCTGTCAGCTTCTTGCTGGATGCCATCAGTGCTGTTCCAGCTGGCTATGACATTGCTGCCACTCTCATCTTTGGTCTGGTCAGCTTCTACTGCTTCCTGTCTGCCCTTTTCAACAGCATCTTTGAAAGTTCCTGCTTACCAATGAGTAGGCCCATTGTGCAGCTCAGTGGTGTGGGGGGAGGAATGAACAAGTGCCTTCATCTGCCTGCCAGAAAAGCTTCCTCAGTCAAGAGAATTGCAG ATATCCTGAAGAATGGAGGGACCTGCAGCATTCCCACAGATACTGTATATGTGCTTGTGGCAGCCTGTAATAGACCTGATGCTGTGGAGAAAGCTCACCA CTCCAAGCAGCAGGCTCAAGAGCGCCCCATGTCACTTTGGATTTCTAGCCTGAAGCAGCTGGAACCTGCAAAGCATTTGTTCACCCCCCTACTCTGGGACTTCATGGAGGCTGCTTGGCCATCTCCTATTAGCTTGGTGGTTCCCAGAG GAGAATGGGTGGACTTCCTGGGAATGAAGGACTCTGCAAAATACGTGGGTACCCCTCAGAGCATCGCCATCCGCATTCCCGACTGCTCTGTCACCACCCACCTCATTGACTTG GTTGGCCCCATTGTGGTCACATCAGCTAACCCAACAGGAGAGGCAGACACAACACACCACAACCAAGTGTATGCCAAGCTAGGAGATAAG GTGGATGCAGTTCTTTGTGATGGGCCTTCTCCAGAGAACATTGCATCCACTGTTGTGGACTGCACCAAAATCAACAGTGGAAACATAGGTTTCTTCAGGGTTGGTATCATCCCAAAGTCTCAG GTGCTGCAGATACTGGAGCAGGTGCAGAAGAAATACACAGTGGTTCACAACAGTGGCCCAGTCATTGCAAAAGGCCAGGAGGAGCACATGAGTCATAGCCATGCTGTACACAATGGGGTAGGCATGGCTATCTCAGAAGAGACAGTTCCGGTGCAGTCCACCAACGACATCTGTGAGAGCCACACTCGGTTCTGA